The following coding sequences are from one Lysinibacillus sp. FSL W8-0992 window:
- a CDS encoding S-layer homology domain-containing protein gives MKKLSIIALVMAVVSLLFWQPQMASADELSGHAHENGLRYLISKNALVTNANGSYRPNDNVTRGEFASYLAKVMNLEANNGMAFTDVPDTYVYAKEIQLAATAGIITGYTDGSFKPDAAISRQHMAIMLERAIDYLKIPKGTSSITFKDNASIIKEYRSAVAIGAHLGIIIGSDGYFMPEKNATIGQAATFIQRLMLLAGDADADFSTYAIKEISNGTLVGNQGFTSFEAADKALTKNTQVIVQKDKIVKMTSGYVVTNNYVALYSETIKDQIAVAGNTEMEYISSDAAQVKVRLAGQVGYLKQADVTLIPFSLSKGRSYYSNENGEIKHTLYDYATNKYSSSYVYGKAPAFMKQGEKYYSWNGIYFTNGNGSSKGEAYNYYQFLPARATTQYTAEEIDAYIMNKLAEMESTGITLYKDATTKSKLIGLGQTLKEVEANSHINAMLILSLAQHESAYGMSDHAQNLNNLFGLYVYDTNPLNKKFDSVAANINELVDKFLQPNYITPGGAPGKNYANGAVVGSKALGFNVKYASDPYWGAKIAGHYYRAEKALGFKDAKNPYTIGLTTTTGLNVRTDTSTSNSPLFTYARSGMPVIVINTNINGWHEVLSDKLHPGSAYISKDYIQFIDTVK, from the coding sequence ATGAAAAAACTATCAATCATTGCATTGGTTATGGCAGTAGTTAGCTTGCTCTTTTGGCAACCCCAAATGGCCTCTGCTGATGAACTTTCAGGGCATGCCCATGAAAATGGTCTGCGCTACTTAATTTCGAAAAACGCTTTAGTAACGAATGCTAACGGCAGTTATCGACCAAATGACAATGTCACACGTGGAGAATTTGCTTCTTATTTAGCAAAGGTAATGAATCTCGAAGCAAATAACGGTATGGCATTTACAGATGTTCCAGATACATATGTGTATGCAAAGGAAATTCAATTGGCTGCTACAGCTGGAATTATAACAGGATACACAGACGGTTCATTTAAACCTGATGCCGCCATTTCAAGACAGCATATGGCAATTATGCTGGAGAGAGCTATTGATTATTTAAAGATTCCTAAAGGTACTTCATCCATTACATTTAAAGATAATGCATCCATTATTAAAGAATACCGCTCTGCCGTAGCAATCGGTGCTCATTTAGGAATCATTATCGGTTCTGATGGCTACTTTATGCCTGAAAAAAATGCAACAATTGGACAAGCTGCAACGTTTATTCAACGTTTAATGCTGCTTGCAGGTGATGCTGATGCTGACTTCTCTACTTATGCGATTAAAGAAATTTCAAATGGTACACTAGTCGGCAATCAAGGCTTCACAAGCTTCGAAGCTGCTGATAAAGCATTAACAAAAAATACGCAAGTTATCGTCCAAAAAGATAAAATTGTAAAAATGACTTCTGGCTATGTTGTGACGAATAATTATGTTGCCCTTTATTCTGAAACGATTAAAGATCAAATCGCTGTTGCTGGTAATACAGAAATGGAATATATCAGCAGTGATGCAGCTCAAGTGAAAGTTCGATTAGCTGGTCAAGTTGGCTATTTAAAACAAGCGGATGTAACGTTAATTCCCTTTTCATTAAGTAAGGGACGTTCTTACTATTCAAACGAAAATGGCGAAATTAAACATACACTATACGATTACGCAACAAATAAATATTCTTCAAGCTATGTTTACGGAAAAGCACCTGCCTTCATGAAGCAGGGTGAAAAATACTATAGCTGGAATGGTATTTACTTCACAAATGGGAATGGCTCTTCTAAAGGGGAAGCTTATAACTATTATCAATTTTTACCTGCTCGTGCAACAACACAATATACAGCAGAAGAAATCGATGCTTACATTATGAATAAGCTTGCGGAAATGGAAAGTACAGGTATTACACTTTATAAAGATGCCACAACGAAAAGTAAGCTCATCGGCTTAGGACAAACGTTAAAAGAGGTTGAGGCAAATTCACATATTAACGCAATGTTAATTTTGTCACTTGCTCAGCATGAAAGTGCTTATGGTATGAGTGACCATGCACAAAACTTAAACAACCTATTTGGTTTATATGTTTATGACACTAACCCACTTAATAAAAAATTCGACAGTGTAGCTGCTAATATTAACGAACTTGTTGATAAGTTCCTACAACCAAACTACATTACACCAGGTGGTGCCCCTGGGAAAAACTATGCAAACGGTGCAGTAGTTGGTTCGAAAGCACTTGGCTTTAACGTAAAATATGCATCTGACCCGTACTGGGGAGCTAAAATCGCTGGACACTACTATCGTGCTGAAAAAGCGTTAGGTTTTAAAGATGCAAAAAATCCTTATACAATCGGCCTAACAACAACTACAGGTTTAAATGTACGTACAGACACTTCTACTAGCAATAGCCCTCTCTTCACATATGCTAGAAGTGGTATGCCTGTCATTGTTATCAATACAAACATTAATGGCTGGCATGAAGTACTATCTGATAAGCTCCACCCAGGTTCAGCTTACATTAGTAAAGACTATATTCAGTTTATAGATACAGTGAAATAA
- a CDS encoding TetR/AcrR family transcriptional regulator, whose amino-acid sequence MARGRKINSNGERSKQLLLEKAVELFSERGYYATKISDIVKAADVTQPTFYLYFKSKESLYNDLNIRFQQGFNEIMCNQNEEVEKGIEGFIQMLEHKLYMLFLYIIENPKLTKIGFFESKQSSCVKSQLTQQLIELVYRHDCACLFQLQNIDIKIVADSLVGSFERLILTNLLEQKSKPCELARNLVHVFFLLKESPSLDSGCSYTK is encoded by the coding sequence ATGGCAAGAGGTAGAAAGATTAATTCGAATGGTGAAAGAAGTAAACAATTATTACTTGAAAAAGCTGTGGAGCTTTTCTCTGAAAGGGGATATTATGCTACGAAAATAAGCGATATAGTGAAAGCGGCAGATGTAACGCAGCCGACATTTTATTTATATTTTAAAAGTAAAGAATCGCTCTATAATGATTTGAACATAAGATTTCAGCAGGGATTTAATGAAATCATGTGCAATCAAAATGAAGAAGTAGAAAAGGGCATAGAGGGCTTTATTCAAATGCTAGAGCATAAGTTATATATGTTGTTCCTTTATATAATTGAGAATCCAAAGCTAACGAAAATAGGCTTTTTTGAATCGAAACAATCGTCATGCGTTAAATCTCAATTGACACAGCAATTGATTGAGCTAGTTTATCGTCATGATTGTGCATGTCTGTTTCAATTACAAAATATCGATATAAAAATCGTAGCAGATAGTTTAGTTGGCTCATTTGAACGTTTAATATTGACAAATTTACTAGAACAAAAAAGCAAGCCGTGTGAACTTGCTCGAAATTTAGTGCATGTATTTTTTCTCCTAAAAGAATCTCCCAGTCTTGATAGTGGATGTAGCTATACTAAATAA
- a CDS encoding S-layer homology domain-containing protein, with translation MKRIAKILLILVVMMSIVVSPLNAYAFQTVKKDYPLSKGVQYKQYTYSNTYTNSINHLSINVGDPTTEVQLGMPAAVNGKESTVANANRLSREGNRVVGAINASFFNMSEGYPLFLLAKNNVILNGGTVSSGSDQYMNVPTAFGMTSDGRGVIDYFDFDVTLSHNGTNYEMSGLNRVRNIYEAIIYTPQFYSKTTDTNEYGFEIVVDTGSPITENTFGQTLTGKVTQIKPYGSKEKLTIPSTGFVVSLQGGEWHNKLSQVAVGDEMSVNFSIDQLWQNAQFILASGPYLVKDGKPYIMMSTSSSRAKEVAPRTVVATSNNGQTVHFITVDGRQSHSKGMNMVQLANYLVALGVDRAINLDGGGSTTMAVRNYGSNNVVLANLPSNSGNTQRLVSATLQAVSTAPTGKATHIKFTNSTNYATLLVGASSSVAVQYVLDDNYTTLPLDGHLSLASQNQNLQINGLNYTATQAGDDRIYIGYDGAAVQSYQVKVVDAPTTMAVAPSSKTVGAGESVSFTIDAKDDAGKPIVYNPSQVKWSVEGNIGTVTSDGKFTAQNPGATGKVIATLGTKSVAATVTVAKPALFKDIPNNYVYYKEIEYLTTHNIITGQADGTFRPNDKLTRAHAAVIISRALDLDTKNVKNPSFKDIQANHIYYKEIAAVVEAGIMSGREDNTFDPSATLTRAQMAKIVAIAYKLKGTSSIAFKDVPKDHWAYTYVQQLAANNITTGYDGNIYKPNEAISRAHFGLFLYRTINK, from the coding sequence ATGAAAAGAATAGCAAAAATTTTACTGATTTTAGTTGTAATGATGTCGATCGTTGTTAGTCCACTAAATGCCTACGCATTTCAAACAGTAAAGAAGGATTACCCACTTTCAAAAGGTGTACAGTATAAACAATATACATACAGTAATACCTATACAAACTCTATTAATCATTTATCGATTAATGTTGGAGATCCGACGACAGAAGTACAATTAGGGATGCCCGCAGCAGTCAATGGAAAAGAATCGACAGTAGCAAATGCGAATCGTCTTTCTCGTGAGGGAAATAGAGTAGTTGGTGCTATTAATGCAAGTTTTTTTAATATGTCAGAAGGTTATCCATTATTTTTACTAGCTAAAAATAATGTTATTTTGAACGGTGGAACAGTTTCCAGCGGTTCCGACCAATATATGAATGTTCCGACGGCATTTGGGATGACATCTGATGGTCGCGGTGTTATTGATTATTTTGATTTTGACGTGACACTTTCCCATAACGGAACGAATTATGAAATGTCAGGCTTAAATCGTGTACGTAATATATATGAAGCTATTATTTACACACCACAGTTTTATAGTAAAACAACAGATACAAATGAATACGGTTTTGAAATAGTGGTAGACACTGGTTCACCGATAACAGAAAACACATTTGGACAAACGTTAACTGGTAAGGTAACACAAATTAAGCCTTATGGATCGAAAGAAAAATTAACGATCCCATCTACAGGCTTTGTTGTATCTTTACAGGGCGGTGAATGGCACAATAAATTAAGCCAAGTAGCTGTTGGTGATGAAATGAGTGTTAATTTTTCAATTGATCAGCTTTGGCAAAATGCACAATTTATATTGGCGAGCGGTCCTTATTTAGTTAAGGATGGTAAACCTTATATTATGATGAGCACTTCAAGCTCACGTGCAAAAGAAGTTGCACCACGTACAGTAGTAGCTACAAGTAATAATGGACAAACAGTGCATTTCATTACAGTAGATGGTCGTCAAAGCCATAGTAAGGGCATGAATATGGTGCAGCTTGCTAATTATTTAGTGGCACTTGGTGTCGACAGAGCTATTAACTTAGATGGCGGTGGCTCTACGACAATGGCTGTTCGAAACTACGGCAGTAATAATGTTGTATTAGCGAATTTGCCATCCAACTCAGGTAATACGCAGCGTCTTGTATCTGCCACACTACAAGCAGTAAGTACGGCACCAACTGGCAAGGCAACACATATTAAATTTACGAATAGTACAAACTACGCTACATTATTAGTAGGTGCTTCGTCGAGTGTAGCTGTTCAATACGTTTTAGATGATAACTATACGACACTACCACTAGATGGTCATTTATCGTTAGCATCTCAAAACCAAAATTTACAAATTAATGGCTTGAACTATACAGCAACGCAAGCTGGGGATGACCGAATCTACATCGGCTATGACGGCGCTGCTGTGCAATCATACCAAGTCAAGGTTGTAGATGCCCCTACAACAATGGCTGTTGCACCAAGCTCTAAAACGGTAGGTGCAGGTGAATCTGTTAGCTTTACGATTGATGCTAAAGACGACGCAGGTAAGCCTATTGTTTATAATCCATCTCAAGTGAAATGGTCTGTAGAAGGTAATATAGGTACAGTTACGAGCGATGGTAAGTTTACAGCGCAAAATCCAGGGGCAACTGGTAAGGTAATCGCTACTTTAGGAACGAAGAGTGTAGCAGCTACAGTTACTGTAGCGAAACCAGCGTTGTTTAAGGACATTCCAAATAATTATGTCTACTATAAAGAGATTGAATATTTAACAACTCACAATATTATTACAGGTCAGGCTGATGGTACATTTAGACCGAATGACAAGCTAACACGTGCACATGCAGCAGTCATTATTAGCCGAGCATTAGATTTAGATACAAAAAATGTGAAAAACCCAAGCTTCAAAGATATTCAGGCAAATCACATATACTATAAGGAAATTGCAGCTGTTGTAGAAGCGGGTATTATGAGTGGACGTGAAGACAATACTTTTGACCCGAGTGCAACATTGACACGAGCGCAGATGGCGAAAATTGTGGCAATTGCATATAAATTAAAAGGAACAAGTAGTATTGCATTTAAAGATGTTCCAAAAGATCATTGGGCTTACACTTATGTGCAACAACTAGCAGCTAACAACATTACGACTGGCTACGACGGTAACATTTATAAACCGAACGAAGCAATCAGTCGAGCACACTTTGGTCTGTTCCTTTACAGAACGATTAATAAGTAA
- a CDS encoding glycosyltransferase, translating to MKKILVISNMYPTSEHLSFGIFVKNQVTALEKAGLDVEIAVNTNPATGKKNTIVKYAKWGFSTLMKGLKNRKSIDITHAHYVFPSGMLSLLLKKMFRIPYIVTAHGGDIERMAKKSARIRNWTASILRESEHVIAVGPVLAQQIEQDFDIAPDKISVVSMGVNREVFSQGRQAEVRQQLQLAKEPFVFLFVGNVIKQKGVEELLQAFQMLKTKVERPIELIIVGSRRDEGFFQSLQPFFSEDVKFIDPLKQQELVKWFQASDVFVLPSHLEGFGLVALEALATDTPVIASKVGGLVSLLGEGAGHLVEPEDAIALSEEMLRAVNTPKEQYMNREAVEKVLDVHDEKNITARCIAIYKSAIKGRDDL from the coding sequence ATGAAAAAAATACTCGTCATTAGTAATATGTATCCAACATCTGAACATTTATCATTCGGTATTTTTGTAAAAAATCAAGTTACAGCTCTTGAAAAAGCTGGACTAGACGTTGAAATAGCAGTGAATACAAACCCAGCTACAGGCAAGAAAAATACCATTGTAAAATATGCTAAATGGGGATTTTCTACTTTAATGAAGGGTTTGAAAAATCGAAAATCAATCGATATCACACATGCGCACTATGTGTTTCCTTCAGGGATGTTATCGCTACTTTTAAAGAAAATGTTTCGTATACCGTACATTGTTACTGCTCATGGTGGAGACATTGAACGTATGGCAAAGAAAAGTGCGAGAATTCGCAACTGGACAGCGAGTATTTTACGTGAAAGTGAGCATGTCATTGCAGTAGGTCCTGTGTTAGCACAACAAATTGAGCAAGACTTTGATATAGCTCCCGACAAAATCTCAGTAGTTAGCATGGGCGTGAATCGTGAAGTATTTTCACAAGGTAGACAAGCAGAAGTACGTCAACAATTGCAATTAGCCAAAGAGCCTTTTGTTTTTCTATTTGTAGGAAATGTCATTAAGCAAAAGGGTGTTGAAGAGTTACTGCAGGCATTCCAAATGTTAAAAACGAAAGTGGAGCGTCCTATAGAGCTAATTATTGTAGGTTCTAGAAGAGATGAGGGATTTTTCCAATCTTTGCAACCATTCTTCAGTGAAGACGTCAAATTTATAGACCCACTAAAACAACAGGAACTTGTAAAGTGGTTCCAGGCAAGTGATGTCTTCGTTTTACCATCACATTTAGAAGGATTCGGACTTGTAGCATTAGAGGCATTAGCGACAGACACACCTGTTATCGCTTCTAAAGTAGGTGGCCTCGTATCACTACTTGGTGAAGGTGCAGGGCATTTAGTGGAGCCTGAAGACGCAATCGCTTTATCTGAGGAGATGCTGCGTGCAGTGAACACCCCGAAAGAACAATATATGAATCGTGAAGCGGTCGAAAAAGTATTAGACGTTCACGATGAAAAAAATATAACAGCAAGATGTATTGCCATTTATAAGTCGGCCATTAAAGGTAGGGATGACTTATGA
- the murJ gene encoding murein biosynthesis integral membrane protein MurJ has translation MNKFIKVVGAVAIINIVARVFGFLREMIIGYQYGSTHIADSIFTAYTIPNFLYLVVGGAFTTAVISIYNRETTDRALFVKQSFTIVLLTVTIMTVILLAFTNPIMDIFNQDKNTNDYTPGELGLLKNLYFWMMPSSILLVLSSWYSGLLNVNEKFHLSSFAILIYNAIFLVIAVGLSLWIGPIGYGISALASAAIMVYFLIVGYRKLDSHKVGFSFEQNMSSKQLWLMVLPIMLGGATIQLYALLQRVFAGMLSEGAVAAVNYSSKLMQFPQAILITAVTTVIYPILSQKEANNDLASIKNLYSKGLHYLLLLLIPVTIYSYFYSENLIQVIFQYGKFNADSTAITAPVLAIFVLSMYFLAANTYITRFYYAKGDSIAPVIFSLINVFGVNIAVIMLMVDNYGAEAIAWGTLISSITNYIMLVIYAIPKYDLKMGIFSKELHFFRAMPPMIIITIVMYFSSHYLVFEYKWLTFIVGLAIFIAVFVGSYLVFGITEVKEYIDKLKKKLLKQ, from the coding sequence ATGAATAAATTTATAAAAGTTGTAGGGGCCGTTGCGATCATTAATATCGTTGCCCGTGTATTCGGCTTTTTACGTGAAATGATTATCGGTTACCAATATGGTAGTACACATATTGCAGATAGCATCTTCACAGCTTATACCATTCCGAATTTTTTATATTTAGTAGTAGGTGGGGCTTTTACAACGGCCGTTATCTCGATTTATAATCGGGAAACGACAGACCGAGCATTATTTGTAAAACAGTCCTTTACGATTGTATTGTTAACAGTTACCATTATGACTGTCATCTTGTTAGCTTTTACAAACCCAATTATGGACATATTTAACCAAGATAAAAATACGAATGATTATACTCCAGGTGAATTAGGCTTATTAAAAAACTTGTATTTCTGGATGATGCCGTCATCTATATTACTTGTTTTATCTTCTTGGTATAGCGGCTTACTGAATGTGAATGAAAAATTTCACTTATCAAGCTTTGCCATTTTAATTTACAACGCCATTTTCTTAGTAATTGCTGTTGGATTATCTCTTTGGATAGGACCAATTGGGTACGGTATTAGTGCTTTAGCTAGTGCGGCGATTATGGTGTATTTCTTAATAGTCGGCTATCGTAAATTAGATTCCCATAAAGTTGGGTTTTCATTTGAACAGAATATGTCCTCAAAGCAACTTTGGCTTATGGTTTTACCAATTATGCTCGGAGGAGCGACGATTCAACTTTATGCATTATTACAGCGTGTATTTGCAGGAATGCTTTCAGAAGGGGCAGTTGCAGCTGTGAACTATTCTTCCAAGCTGATGCAATTCCCGCAAGCTATTTTAATTACAGCTGTTACAACGGTAATTTATCCAATTCTGAGCCAAAAAGAAGCCAACAATGACCTTGCTTCTATTAAGAACCTGTATTCAAAAGGTTTACATTATCTATTGTTGCTACTTATACCAGTAACAATATATTCTTACTTCTACTCAGAAAACCTTATACAAGTTATATTCCAATATGGTAAATTCAATGCTGACTCGACTGCCATTACAGCACCTGTCTTAGCAATATTCGTATTATCCATGTATTTCTTAGCTGCGAATACGTACATTACGCGTTTTTACTATGCAAAAGGCGACTCGATAGCACCAGTTATTTTCAGCTTAATTAATGTCTTTGGTGTCAATATTGCCGTCATTATGCTAATGGTGGACAATTACGGTGCTGAAGCAATTGCTTGGGGTACATTAATTAGTTCCATTACAAACTATATTATGTTAGTTATTTATGCGATACCTAAGTATGACTTAAAAATGGGTATATTCAGCAAAGAGCTGCATTTTTTCAGAGCGATGCCGCCAATGATTATCATTACAATAGTTATGTATTTCTCAAGCCATTATTTAGTGTTTGAATACAAGTGGCTAACATTCATTGTAGGACTAGCTATTTTTATCGCTGTCTTTGTTGGCTCTTACTTAGTATTTGGCATTACTGAAGTAAAAGAATATATAGATAAACTAAAAAAGAAGTTATTAAAACAATAA
- a CDS encoding polysaccharide pyruvyl transferase family protein, translating into MKIGIVGNYGNDNNGDESILYGILQQVKQTFSVTSDDITVFSNNTKQTSERYGVHSYPLYYKKGNLYKTFIHTYKNNKQYVSNFDLLIIGGGGILMDFYKREAHLYGTYAMMAKQSNIPYIIYGCGAGPLDTISGKISIRIMCRYAANISVRDPQSKKLLQSIGVKKPIEVIGDPAFTLKGDRKDYAEKPRKIGVSAVPYYNANYWPEGNVAKYDAYVTGMAKNLDQVISEQNAHITFFATKFPQDVTVTQDIQKKMQHRAHTEIIEGNLVPERLLEVTGEQDIIIGTRLHSLILATNSETPIIAVSYHTKVQDFMSFVGASDRCLQMQDIEDDENALSKLVGKLSSNWEQSIAETKQIATHIHKEAMYGQELMKKAVTRL; encoded by the coding sequence ATGAAAATAGGCATTGTGGGGAATTACGGCAATGATAATAATGGTGATGAATCAATATTATACGGCATTCTTCAACAAGTAAAACAAACATTTTCGGTAACGAGTGACGACATTACCGTTTTTAGCAATAACACAAAACAAACATCCGAGCGTTATGGGGTACATAGCTATCCATTGTATTATAAAAAGGGCAATCTATATAAAACGTTTATCCATACGTATAAAAATAACAAACAGTATGTATCGAACTTTGACCTCCTCATCATTGGTGGCGGTGGTATTTTAATGGATTTTTATAAACGTGAGGCTCATCTTTATGGAACATACGCAATGATGGCAAAACAAAGTAATATTCCCTACATTATTTACGGATGTGGCGCAGGACCACTAGATACAATTTCTGGTAAAATTAGTATTCGTATTATGTGTCGTTATGCAGCAAATATCTCTGTTCGTGATCCTCAGTCTAAAAAACTATTACAAAGTATCGGTGTCAAGAAACCGATTGAAGTGATAGGTGATCCTGCATTTACGTTAAAAGGTGATCGCAAAGATTATGCTGAAAAGCCAAGGAAAATTGGTGTTTCGGCCGTTCCATATTATAATGCAAACTATTGGCCGGAAGGTAATGTAGCAAAATACGATGCATATGTAACAGGTATGGCGAAAAATTTAGATCAAGTAATCTCTGAGCAAAATGCTCACATTACATTTTTTGCAACGAAATTTCCTCAAGATGTAACAGTGACACAAGATATTCAGAAGAAAATGCAGCATCGTGCACATACAGAAATAATTGAGGGAAATCTTGTGCCTGAGCGTTTATTAGAAGTTACAGGAGAGCAAGATATAATAATTGGTACGCGTTTACATTCGCTTATTTTGGCGACCAATTCAGAGACTCCCATTATTGCTGTATCCTATCATACAAAAGTACAAGATTTTATGTCCTTTGTTGGTGCATCAGATCGTTGCTTACAGATGCAGGATATAGAAGATGATGAGAATGCTCTTTCTAAATTAGTTGGTAAACTAAGTAGCAATTGGGAACAGTCAATTGCAGAGACGAAACAAATTGCTACACATATTCATAAAGAGGCCATGTATGGTCAGGAATTAATGAAAAAGGCAGTGACACGTCTATGA
- a CDS encoding S41 family peptidase: MKKVLWSFLFILSFVIFPLSNASAANNDQQLVEEIKEIITENYVGKINGDLQKATTIPDIINMLDPYSTYFSKQEFEEFMNSINLSTIGIGVVIEEHEDGIHILQVIDEGGASEAGVVAGDIIIAINGQSIVGNSIEEASSLLIGNEGTQVQVKLLHENGSTSTKTITRKKFTLPNVESALLFGNVGYIAMSSFSEDGAQLVKEAMIQLKQRGATSFILDLQNNGGGYVATAEQLTGLFPKAKIAYLLQEAHDSYEVRAKQQNVKFPADTRILVNRYSASASEMLAASLQDQQSAILYGETTYGKGAMQGFYELHDGSYLKLTVGKFTGPAGHTINEVGVKPNIETKTAPIFQAHYDAIKAQYKDYQELVSLKNVPTTKTFTVKFSQAFTTPIPEGSVQLVALGGDEISFTTKVEKDNSLMITPTDPLVEGQEYMLLVHPTIQKPTGGKLQKGIYLHITVTK, from the coding sequence ATGAAAAAAGTATTATGGTCCTTCTTGTTCATATTGAGCTTTGTCATTTTTCCATTATCAAACGCTTCTGCTGCAAATAATGACCAGCAACTTGTTGAAGAGATAAAAGAAATTATTACGGAAAATTATGTTGGTAAAATTAATGGAGACCTACAAAAGGCAACAACCATTCCTGACATTATTAATATGTTAGACCCCTATTCAACCTATTTTTCTAAACAAGAATTTGAGGAATTTATGAATAGCATCAATCTATCCACGATTGGTATTGGTGTCGTAATTGAGGAGCATGAGGATGGTATTCATATTTTACAAGTAATCGACGAAGGTGGAGCCTCTGAGGCAGGTGTTGTGGCTGGAGATATCATTATTGCCATTAACGGTCAATCCATTGTAGGTAACTCTATAGAAGAAGCCTCTTCCCTACTAATCGGTAATGAAGGTACACAAGTACAGGTTAAGCTATTACACGAGAACGGTTCCACTTCCACGAAAACAATTACACGTAAAAAATTCACACTACCAAACGTAGAGTCTGCTTTATTATTTGGTAATGTTGGCTACATAGCAATGTCTTCTTTCTCTGAGGATGGTGCGCAACTAGTAAAAGAGGCAATGATTCAGCTTAAACAGCGTGGCGCTACTTCTTTTATTTTGGATTTACAAAATAATGGCGGTGGCTATGTTGCAACAGCAGAACAGCTTACTGGTTTATTCCCAAAGGCAAAAATCGCTTATTTATTGCAAGAAGCACATGATTCTTACGAAGTTCGTGCTAAACAACAAAACGTTAAATTCCCAGCAGATACTCGTATATTAGTAAATCGCTATAGTGCAAGTGCATCTGAAATGCTAGCGGCTTCGTTACAAGATCAACAATCCGCAATTCTGTATGGTGAAACTACTTACGGCAAAGGAGCAATGCAAGGCTTTTATGAATTGCATGACGGTAGTTATTTAAAGCTTACTGTCGGTAAATTTACTGGCCCTGCAGGTCACACTATCAATGAAGTAGGTGTGAAACCAAACATCGAAACGAAGACTGCACCAATTTTCCAAGCTCACTATGATGCTATTAAAGCGCAATACAAAGATTATCAAGAACTAGTTAGCTTAAAAAATGTGCCTACTACTAAAACGTTTACTGTTAAGTTTTCACAAGCTTTCACTACACCAATCCCTGAAGGCAGCGTACAGCTAGTGGCTTTAGGCGGAGACGAAATTTCATTTACAACAAAGGTAGAAAAAGATAATTCCTTAATGATTACACCTACTGATCCTTTAGTTGAAGGGCAAGAATATATGCTACTTGTTCATCCAACTATTCAAAAACCTACAGGTGGCAAACTACAAAAGGGGATTTATCTCCATATAACAGTAACTAAATAA